Proteins encoded by one window of Candidatus Odinarchaeum yellowstonii:
- the wecB gene encoding UDP-N-acetylglucosamine 2-epimerase (non-hydrolyzing): protein MKISSVVGARPNFIKLAALFKELGKKFPQIIIHTGQHYDYEMDRIFFDELKIPDPDYHLGVGSGTHGYQVGEIVKKTEEVLLKEKPDLVIVYGDTNSTLGGALASCKLGIRTAHVEAGLRCFDREMPEEINRVLTDHCSDILFCPTKLSVLNLKKEGITRNVFKVGDVMVDSIRENLKIAEKKSTILDNLNLKPKSYILATLHRAENTDKPERLKEIIEAFEQIPGLVFVCHPRTRKILEKNGFLDKLSEKILITPPVGYFDMLRLEKNAEKILTDSGGVQKEAYLLNVPCITLREKTEWVETVQAGWNILVGANKNLILESVKNFNPVFERKKVFQGGASKKILRILEEYLSP from the coding sequence TAGACCTAATTTTATAAAACTAGCCGCATTATTTAAAGAGCTTGGAAAAAAATTCCCGCAAATAATTATTCATACAGGTCAACACTACGACTATGAAATGGATAGAATATTCTTTGATGAATTAAAAATACCTGACCCAGATTATCATCTCGGCGTCGGCTCCGGCACACACGGTTATCAAGTAGGGGAAATAGTGAAGAAAACCGAAGAAGTTTTGCTCAAAGAAAAACCTGATTTAGTTATAGTCTACGGCGACACTAATTCAACTTTAGGAGGGGCTTTAGCTTCATGTAAACTGGGTATTAGAACTGCACATGTAGAAGCCGGGTTAAGATGCTTCGACCGGGAGATGCCTGAAGAAATCAACCGCGTTCTAACAGACCACTGCTCTGATATATTATTCTGCCCCACTAAACTATCCGTTTTAAACTTGAAAAAAGAGGGGATAACTCGAAACGTTTTCAAAGTAGGGGATGTAATGGTGGACAGTATTCGAGAAAATCTGAAGATAGCTGAGAAAAAGTCAACTATACTAGACAACTTAAATTTGAAACCTAAATCCTATATCCTAGCTACTCTCCACCGAGCTGAAAACACTGATAAACCTGAACGTTTAAAAGAGATAATAGAAGCCTTTGAACAAATACCAGGGCTAGTCTTTGTATGTCATCCGCGCACACGTAAAATTCTTGAAAAAAACGGTTTTCTAGATAAACTCTCTGAGAAGATTTTAATCACACCTCCGGTTGGTTATTTTGACATGCTTAGACTGGAAAAAAACGCTGAGAAAATATTAACAGATTCAGGCGGCGTGCAGAAAGAAGCTTATCTTTTAAACGTTCCCTGCATCACTTTAAGGGAGAAAACCGAGTGGGTTGAAACAGTTCAAGCAGGTTGGAATATTTTAGTAGGAGCTAATAAGAATCTGATATTAGAGAGCGTTAAAAACTTTAACCCTGTTTTTGAAAGGAAAAAGGTATTTCAAGGTGGAGCCTCTAAAAAAATTCTTAGAATACTAGAAGAGTACCTCTCACCGTGA
- a CDS encoding glycosyltransferase — protein MKILHLSHTGLEYDSRIQKAMNTCLKNGLECSFYDLGYSNSLNNLVISGHLPFFWNKIRDKVDKLMSKIKPDIIHAHDIYAAEICRELKVPFIFDSHENWLDPPKHPYKNPILRYIKHRGLNKFSELCKEIITETPTLTVNETILELYKKYSKHVYLLPNYITLEESNNINFKAKKEGVTYVYVGNDYPNRAYFRNIDRLVKLFLTGKYGKLTLITNKNPKLNEYVTVQKFMEHRELLNYLTQFTVGLLYYEPCTDHHYFLANKFSEYAHAGLCILYVKSLTNVARILGDLGIAVGAEDLEETLKDLRDRREYLEDKGEKIRRFAVKNLIWELYEDNILKAYNQV, from the coding sequence TTGAAAATACTTCATTTAAGTCACACAGGTTTAGAGTATGACAGTCGAATTCAGAAAGCAATGAATACTTGTTTAAAAAACGGATTAGAATGCAGTTTCTATGATTTAGGATATTCTAACAGTTTAAACAATTTAGTTATATCAGGTCACCTACCGTTTTTCTGGAATAAAATAAGAGATAAAGTGGATAAACTAATGAGTAAAATTAAACCGGATATTATTCACGCCCATGATATTTACGCGGCGGAGATATGCCGTGAGCTGAAAGTACCATTCATTTTTGACTCGCATGAAAACTGGTTAGATCCCCCTAAACACCCGTATAAAAACCCTATTCTAAGGTATATTAAACATAGAGGGTTAAATAAATTCTCAGAGTTGTGTAAGGAGATTATAACTGAAACTCCGACTTTAACAGTTAACGAAACAATTCTAGAATTATATAAAAAATATTCGAAACACGTGTATTTACTACCTAATTATATTACTTTAGAGGAGTCTAATAATATTAATTTTAAAGCTAAGAAAGAAGGGGTCACCTATGTTTATGTAGGTAACGATTATCCTAATCGCGCTTATTTTAGGAACATAGATCGCTTAGTTAAACTGTTTTTAACAGGAAAATATGGAAAACTCACTTTAATAACTAATAAGAACCCGAAGCTAAACGAATATGTTACCGTTCAAAAATTTATGGAGCATAGAGAGCTTTTAAATTATCTTACACAGTTTACTGTAGGATTATTATACTATGAGCCTTGTACAGACCACCATTACTTTTTAGCTAATAAGTTTAGCGAATATGCTCACGCTGGGCTTTGCATACTATACGTGAAAAGTTTAACTAATGTGGCTAGAATATTAGGGGATTTAGGGATAGCTGTTGGAGCTGAAGATTTAGAGGAGACTTTAAAAGATCTTAGAGATCGAAGAGAATATCTTGAAGATAAAGGGGAGAAGATTAGAAGATTTGCGGTTAAAAATTTAATCTGGGAGTTATATGAAGACAATATTTTAAAAGCGTATAATCAGGTTTAA